In Primulina huaijiensis isolate GDHJ02 chromosome 4, ASM1229523v2, whole genome shotgun sequence, a genomic segment contains:
- the LOC140975649 gene encoding uncharacterized protein isoform X1 gives MATPSHELAVKSLNNSSGRRRFVFKTFLQRIEQIDIDVYRSLDPLKAEPSVGSSFFLDCLVEYRELNTAEDFISFYEEMLPLVQTLPQIILHKELIITSLLSRLQLKGRLSLEPILRLIAALSRDLLEDFIPFLQRIANSIESLLQTGADRDPEIIEQIFRSWSCIMMHSQKYLADNADHVLRITAKLRYYPKEYVREFMAESVSFLLRKTPIQKLKTDISKVMAEIIEEPSETRKSGVGALLSHVMRITSSRLHSRAEKLLPLLVDYLFIQIGNSRDDGFSIAVEVLCLAFQRLYTELDPLESTIVWEFFVRKITDCATENPSHLSCLLTILISMAQSDNLGKISDYRSILQLVNLLLHKAVMPYHTTDTVELQSDVIDQVLNLMLCVLNALSKSKNMSALSGVALQWEPIFKLRSRSLLNFLNNLLHEPSIFHVFGTNILSSFNNLIEIFEEEAVYLMVIFCEKIGGESYNLFRRNSMENLSRIHVFFYETLKYWIGNINEAVKGNSISIPVQQSRLAVLWGVIGCYSYFADAQASLSILMDLIDSLDEVLMAEYNFTGIQEATWQTLIGAALKAYHKFACSRNIAHGEASLTRFLDLAKRYKLSPQILAVVADTFDSVLGFESREDGKSEFYLPECISGNGLDALNLFAQNLCHADKQIRLSTLRILCHFELFHDDLSAKEFPVKKRRGDDSVACHLKDPYIDVLNLLRSIENTPLSIATSRQVILLLSKIQLSLSARSVPEQYLPAVLSGIVGIFYNRFSYVWNPASECLAVLIGQYYRMLWDKYVMHLDHCQSVFLTSRDLCGQGDDDCNKDCGLVGHFKSKISILFDSTPPATVLSLLIQSLHKVPSAVESDSRLIINLFLKFLGYNIDELTRVEFYALDLKGKEWKSVLQEWLSLFRLLRNPKALYQSIFFKDVLQYRLLEENDADIQMKVLDCLLTWKDDFLLPYSQNLKNLINAKYLREELTRWSLSSKSIGGIDVQHRTYIVPIVIRILIPKVRSLKMLACQKSGVSYRRAVLGFLAQLDVAELPLFFWLLIKPLLSIHQGEYEMSKSFWSLSGSTRDEFYISNVMKHFTSDSISTLSWKKKFGFLHVVEEILEVFDVPHLNPFLDLLAHCVVQILASCTSTLGPAKSSGFVSVHDSCSFEADTAENNEVEGRIMARTAVKHLKDLRSLCLKIIYRFLSKYEDHDFESAFWDLFSTSVKPLIANFAQEGASSKNPSSLFYCFLAMSKSNKLVPLLHENGNLVPDIFSMLTLPSASETILSCVFKFIMNLLELDSGPDSEDNCVKRILLPHLDLLIQSLQRFFTNANITKRKLAQFLGKREFTIFSLISKYVKEPSVAETFLDILLPLLTKKHQDFDTCIDVLKIVQQVVKVLESGSSKKILHSITPLLISSGLVVRIAICDVLDAIAVKDSSVLTLARILHELNASSEMEIGGLDYDKVICAYDKITVDFFYTIQEEHALVILAHSIQDMSSEELILRQSAFRLLVNFIEFSGKILNGSLNSNEVWSVAGIQHLANNFILKHMGNAMGKEGAAQKVWIDLLREMVLKLPEVASLDSYRALCSDDAEQDFFNNIVHLQKHRRAKALSRFRNIFVSGKLSEVITNKVLIPLFFGILLNLRDGKDEHIRNACLDALASISSSMKWNQYYALLIRCFRYIQLKPDKKNPLLRLVSSILDHFHFSEMPWVHDSKVAICDTLDPYAVNMTSSSLLNCSGSTQLPVIQMSLHKNLLPKIQKFLTSDSDKVNVTISLVVLKLLKLLPVETMELQLPSIIHRIANFLKNRLESVRDEARSALAACLKELGLEYLQFIIQVLKGTLKRGYELHVLGYTLNFMLSKFLMHPICGKLDYCLEDLLSVIENDILGDVSEEKEVEKIASRMKETRKQKSYETLKLIAQSITFKTHALKLLSPFTIHLNKQLTQKVKSKLENILSNIAAGIQCNPSVDQTDFFVFTYGLIEDCIKDEGDEHESNKVDKNDDGIRAYHSERVVSIERRHSHLIAAFALGLLQNYMKNLKLDKEDEKLLSLLDPFVSLLGQCLSSKHENVTTTAVRCLSPLVRLPLPSLQSHADDIKNSLLVIVQGSINASSPLSESCIKLLTTLLRSTRITLSAGQLYMLTQFPLFVDLAKNPTIFALSLLKAIVHRKLVVPEIYDVVQIVAELMVQSQHEHIRKKCGQIFLHFLLDYNISEKRKQQHLDFLLGNLSYIHPNGREAVLEMLHAIIKKFPQERVDEQSETFFVRLVFSLASDKDSKVRSMTAAAIKCLIGRVSSLGSILDFSKSWYLGDKQNLWGAAAQALGLLLEVMGEGFKENIGCVLPVTRSILQSALSALAHGEHNMSDEPVAPFWKEAYYSLVLFDKILHQFHDLCLDGDLEDMWEIICQFLLHPHLWLRNISNRILSLYFTVIDARTKNHKMPMEMFFLMKPSRLFLVAASFCSQLMAPLADDAACTTIMQNLVFSICHLHSILGKNACMDASKFWSSLENSAQDQFHKAFTILDPLKGRRILFSFTSDVYVQRDQNQHPFISYLLQKLGKLSFQMEAAQMKTVFNCFKTISPELLGYYGKDSFIAYDDSASYAYQMLLPVYKVCEGCTGKVVSDDLKQLAHEVRECIRVIMGNHFIQVYNLVRKNLKGKRDKRKQDEKIMAVVNPERNAKRKLRIAAKHRNNKRRKIMSMKMGRWMH, from the exons ATGGCCACACCTTCACATGAATTGGCTGTAAAATCTCTCAACAATTCCAGTGGTCGCCGCCGATTTGTT TTCAAGACTTTTTTACAAAGAATAGAACAAATCGATATAGATGTTTACAGAAGTCTAGACCCGTTAAAAGCTGAACCATCTGTAGGTTCATCGTTTTTCCTTGACTGCCTCGTGGAGTACCGG GAACTGAACACTGCTGaagattttatatcattttatgaGGAAATGTTGCCCTTGGTACAAACGCTGCCACAAATTATCTTGCACAAGGAACTGATAATCACAAGTCTTCTTTCTAGATTGCAATTGAAAGGAAGGCTCTCGCTCGAACCAATACTGCG gtTGATTGCTGCTCTATCCAGAGATCTGCTGGAGGATTTCATACC CTTTCTCCAAAGAATTGCTAACTCAATTGAAAGTCTTCTTCAGACTGGTGCTGATAGGGATCCAGAGATAATTGAGCAG ATATTCAGATCTTGGTCGTGTATTATGATGCACTCGCAGAAATATCTTGCAGACAATGCTGACCATGTTCTGAG AATTACTGCAAAATTAAGATACTACCCTAAAGAATATGTTCGAGAGTTTATGGCCGAATCAGTATCATTTTTGTTAAGGAAAACACCAATCCAGAAGCTAAAAACAG ATATTAGTAAAGTCATGGCCGAAATTATTGAGGAACCATCAGAAACAAGAAAATCTGGTGTTGGTGCATTACTGTCCCATGTTATGAGAATCACCTCATCGAGATTGCACTCAAGGGCTGAAAAATTATTGCCACTGCTGGTGGATTACTTATTCATTCAAATTGGTAATTCAAGGGACGACG GCTTTAGCATTGCCGTTGAAGTTCTTTGTCTGGCCTTTCAAAGACTGTATACAGAGTTAGATCCACTGGAATCGACTATTGTGTGGGAATTCTTTGTCAGAAAAATAACTGATTGTGCAACTGAAAACCCATCTCATCTCAGCTGCCTATTGACCATTCTTATTTCTATGGCGCAGAGTGATAATCTTGGAAAAATTTCTG ATTACCGTTCTATACTTCAACTGGTTAATCTGCTTTTACACAAAGCTGTCATGCCTTATCATACCACGGATACCGTTGAGTTGCAGTCTGATGTCATCGATCAAGTTCTTAATCTAATGCTTTGCGTGCTTAATGCTCTCTCCAAGTCTAAAAACATGTCAGCTTTGTCTGGTGTTGCTTTGCAATGGGAACCGATATTCAAATTAAGGAGCAGAAG TTTACTGAATTTTCTCAATAATCTCCTCCATGAACCTTccatttttcatgtatttggaACAAATATTTTAAG CTCATTCAATAATTTGATAGAAATATTCGAGGAAGAAGCTGTTTATTTAATGGTAATTTTCTGTGAGAAAATTGGGGGGGAGAGCTATAATTTGTTTCGCAGAAACTCCATGGAAAATCTATCGAGAATAcacgtttttttttatgagactCTTAAGTATTGGATTGGAAACATCAATGAAGCTGTAAAAGGGAATTCAATTTCCATTCCAGTTCAACAAAGCAGGTTGGCAGTTCTTTGGGGTGTTATTGGGTGCTACAGTTATTTTGCAGATGCACAAGCAAGTTTGTCAATACTGATGGACTTGATAGATTCATTGGATGAGGTTTTGATGGCTGAATATA ACTTTACAGGCATTCAGGAAGCCACTTGGCAAACCCTAATTGGTGCTGCATTGAAAGCCTATCATAAGTTTGCATGTAGTAGGAACATTGCTCACGGCGAGGCTTCCCTTACTAGATTCTTGGATCTTGCGAAAAGATATAAGCTTTCACCACAAATTTTAGCTGTAGTAGCTGACACTTTTGATTCGGTCTTGGG GTTCGAGAGTCGAGAAGATGGAAAATCCGAATTTTATCTTCCAGAATGTATATCTGGGAATGGGTTAGATGCGTTGAACCTATTTGCCCAAAATCTCTGCCATGCCGATAAACAGATTCGCCTTTCTACCCTGCGAATATTGTGCCATTTTGAACTTTTTCATGATGACCTTTCTGCAAAAGAGTTTCCTGTCAAGAAAAGGAGAGGAGATGATTCTGTGGCTTGTCATTTGAAGGACCCGTATATTGAT GTTCTCAACCTTCTCAGATCAATTGAAAATACGCCCCTCTCAATTGCCACCAGCCGTCAAGTCATTTTACTGTTATCTAAAATACAGTTGAGTCTGAGTGCTCGGAGTGTCCCTGAACAGTATTTGCCTGCTGTTTTAAGTGGAATTGTTGGAATATTTTATAACCGATTTAGCTATGTATGGAATCCAGCATCAGAATGTCTTGCTGTCCTCATTGGCCAGTATTATAGGATGCTGTGGGACAAATATGTTATGCATCTTGATCATTGTCAGTCTGTTTTTCTAACATCTCGTGATCTATGTGGTCAAGGCGATGATGATTGCAACAAGGACTGTG GTTTGGTTGGACACTTCAAATCTAAAATCTCTATCCTGTTTGATAGCACTCCACCTGCTACTGTTTTGTCCCTCTTGATTCAATCTTTACATAAAGTTCCGTCTGCTGTAGAATCAGACAGTAGGCTAATAATAAACTTGTTTCTGAAGTTTTTGGGATACAATATTGATGAGCTCACCAG GGTTGAGTTTTATGCACTGGATCTGAAAGGGAAAGAATGGAAGTCGGTTCTTCAAGAGTGGTTAAGCTTGTTCAGACTGCTACGAAATCCAAAAGCTTTATatcaaagtattttttttaaagatgttctTCAATATAG GCTGCTTGAAGAAAATGATGCTGACATTCAGATGAAAGTTCTTGATTGTCTGCTGACCTGGAAAGATGACTTCTTACTTCCCTACAGTCAGAATCTGAAAAATCTGATCAATGCAAAATATCTAAGGGAAGAGCTTACAAGATGGAGCTTATCTAGCAAATCTATTGGTGGCATTGATGTGCAGCACAGAACTTATATAGTACCTATTGTCATACGAATACTAATACCAAAAGTTAGAAGCCTGAAAATGCTTGCTTGCCAGAAG AGTGGTGTAAGTTATCGAAGGGCTGTTCTTGGATTCTTAGCTCAGCTTGATGTTGCTGAACTTCCTCTTTTCTTCTGGCTGTTAATCAAGCCCCTACTTTCTATACATCAAGGTGAATATGAAATGAGTAAAAGTTTCTGGAGTTTGTCTGGAAGTACCAGGGATGAgttttatatatcaaatgtcATGAAGCATTTCACATCGGACTCTATAAGCACTCTGTCttggaagaaaaaatttggATTTCTTCATGTTGTTGAAGAAATCTTGGAAGTTTTTGATGTGCCACACCTTAATCCTTTTCTCGATCTGCTTGCGCACTGTGTTGTCCAGATATTAGCCAGCTGCACATCAACTCTGGGTCCTGCAAAAAGTAGTGGATTTGTTTCTGTACATGACAGTTGTAGCTTTGAAGCGGATACAGCTGAGAACAATGAAGTGGAGGGTAGAATCATG GCGAGGACAGCTGTAAAGCATTTGAAGGACTTGAGATCCTTATGCCTGAAAATCATTTATCGTTTTCTTAGCAAATATGAGGATCATGATTTCGAGAGTGCCTTTTGGGACCTGTTCTCGACATCAGTTAAACCCTTAATTGCCAATTTTGCGCAAGAAGGTGCCAGTAGCAAGAATCCGAGCTCACTATTTTATTGCTTTCTTGCTATGAGTAAAAGTAACAAACTTGTGCCCCTCTTACATGAGAATGGGAATCTTGTACCGGATATTTTTTCCATGCTTACTCTCCCTTCAGCTTCCGAAACAATTCTGTCTTGTGTTTTCAAGTTTATTATGAACTTATTGGAGCTTGATAGTGGACCGGACAGTGAAGACAATTGTGTCAAGAGAATATTGCTTCCTCACCTCGATCTTCTTATACAAAGTTTGCAGAGGTTTTTCACAAATGCAAATATTACTAAGAG GAAGTTGGCGCAGTTCCTGGGCAAGAGGGAATTTACCATTTTTAGTTTGATATCAAAATACGTAAAGGAACCGTCAGTTGCTGAAACATTCCTGGATATATTGCTCCCTCTTCTGACAAAGAAACATCAGGATTTTG ATACTTGTATTGATGTACTGAAAATCGTTCAACAAGTGGTAAAAGTGCTGGAGAGTGGAAGTAGCAAAAAAATTCTACATTCAATTACCCCGCTGCTTATTTCCTCTGGGTTGGTTGTCCGGATTGCTATATGTGATGTTCTTGATGCTATTGCTGTGAAAGATTCTTCTGTGCTTACTCTG GCAAGAATTCTTCATGAACTGAATGCATCCTCTGAAATGGAGATTGGTGGTCTTGATTATGACAAAGTAATCTGTGCTTATGATAAGATTactgttgattttttttacacCATTCAAGAGGAGCATGCATTGGTAATCTTGGCACACTCTATACAAGACATGTCATCTGAAGAGTTGATCTTAAGGCAAAGTGCTTTCAGATTATTGGTCAACTTTATCGAATTTTCTGGCAAGATCCTTAATGGATCACTAAATTCTAATGAAGTATGGTCTGTAGCTGGTATTCAGCACTTAGCAAACAATTTCATCTTGAAGCACATGGGGAATGCAATGGGGAAGGAGGGTGCTGCTCAAAAG GTATGGATTGATTTACTTCGAGAAATGGTGTTGAAACTTCCCGAGGTGGCGAGCCTTGATTCCTATAGGGCTTTGTGCAGTGATGATGCTGAACAAGATTTCTTCAACAACATAGTTCACTTACAG AAACACAGGAGAGCTAAGGCTTTGTCTCGCTTTAGAAACATTTTTGTGTCAGGAAAGCTTTCAGAG GTGATCACAAATAAAGTATTGATTCCGCTCTTTTTTGGCATATTGTTAAATTTGCGAGATGGAAAGGATGAGCATATCAGAAATGCCTGTTTGGATGCACTTGCGTCAATTTCCAGTTCCATGAAGTGGAATCAATATTATGCCTTGCTAATCAGATGCTTCCGATATATACAGCTAAAACCAGACAAGAAAAATCCTTTGTTGCGATTAGTCAGCTCTATACTTGATCACTTCCATTTCTCAGAGATGCCTTGGGTCCATGATTCTAAAGTTGCAATTTGTGATACTCTTGATCCGTATGCTGTTAACATGACTTCTTCATCGTTGTTAAATTGTTCAGGCTCTACCCAACTTCCAGTTATACAGATGTCTTTGCACAAGAATTTACTCCCCAAGATTCAGAAGTTTTTAACCTCCGACTCTGATAAAGTCAATGTAACCATCAGCCTAGTTGtactaaaacttttaaaattgctTCCTGTAGAAACCATGGAGTTGCAACTTCCGAGTATTATTCATCGCATTGCCAACTTTCTGAAAAATCGTTTGGAAAGTGTACGTGATGAAGCTAGATCTGCATTGGCTGCTTGTTTAAAGGAACTAGGTTTGGAATACTTACAATTTATTATCCAAGTCTTGAAAGGCACATTGAAGAGAGGATATGAATTGCATGTTCTTGGATATACTCTCAATTTCATGTTGTCCAAGTTTCTTATGCATCCAATTTGCGGAAAGTTGGACTACTGTTTAGAAGATCTTCTTTCTGTCATAGAAAATGATATACTTGGGGATGTTTCTGAGGAGAAGGAGGTTGAAAAGATTGCTTCCAGAATGAAAGAGACGAGAAAGCAAAAGTCTTATGAGACTCTCAAATTGATTGCCCAAAGTATCACCTTCAAGACTCATGCATTGAAACTTCTGTCACCTTTTACAATACATCTTAATAAGCAGCTCACCCAGAAAGTTAAATCAAAGTTGGAGAACATATTAAGCAATATAGCTGCTGGTATCCAATGCAATCCATCTGTGGATCAGactgatttttttgtatttacgTATGGTCTCATTGAAGACTGTATCAAGGATGAAGGTGATGAACATGAAAGTAATAAGGTAGACAAAAATGATGATGGCATCCGAGCATATCATTCTGAACGAGTAGTAAGTATTGAGCGACGCCATTCTCATTTGATAGCGGCATTCGCACTTGGGTTACTCCAGAATTACATGAAGAACCTGAAGCTTGACAAAGAGGATGAAAAACTACTGTCCCTGTTAGATCCTTTTGTCAGTTTACTGGGGCAGTGTTTGagttctaaacatgaaaatgtCACAACTACTGCAGTTAGGTGCTTGTCTCCGCTAGTGAGGTTACCTTTGCCATCTCTTCAATCTCATGCTGACGACATAAAGAATTCATTGTTGGTCATTGTACAAGGCTCCATAAATGCTAGCAGTCCACTGTCTGAGTCATGTATTAAGTTGTTGACAACACTTCTGCGAAGCACTAGAATTACTTTATCGGCTGGTCAATTATATATGCTGACCCAATTTCCCTTGTTTGTTGATCTTGCAAAGAATCCCACAATTTTCGCCCTTTCACTGTTGAAGGCTATTGTGCACCGAAAACTCGTAGTTCCTGAGATATATGATGTTGTACAGATTGTCGCAGAATTGATGGTACAAAGCCAACATGAACATATTCGTAAGAAGTGTGGTCagatttttcttcattttttgctTGACTACAATATTTCTGAAAAGCGAAAGCAACAACATCTTGATTTCTTACTTGGGAATCTGAG TTATATACATCCTAATGGAAGAGAAGCTGTCCTAGAGATGCTCCATGCTATCATAAAGAAATTTCCTCAGGAGAGAGTAGATGAACAATCTGAAACATTTTTCGTTCGTTTGGTTTTTTCGTTGGCCAGTGATAAAGATAGCAAAGTTCGTTCTATGACTGCGGCTGCGATAAAATGTCTTATTGGTCGTGTGAGTTCTCTTGGCAGCATTCTTGATTTCAGTAAGTCTTGGTACCTAGGTGATAAACAGAATCTGTGGGGTGCAGCAGCACAG GCTCTGGGTTTGTTACTGGAAGTAATGGGAGAAGGTTTCAAGGAGAACATTGGTTGTGTACTTCCTGTTACGAGAAGCATTTTGCAGTCTGCACTCAGCGCTCTTGCACATGGAGAACATAACATGTCAGACGAGCCAGTTGCTCCCTTTTGGAAGGAGGCATattattcattggttttatttgaTAAGATCCTTCATCAATTCCATGACTTGTGCTTGGATGGCGATCTTGAG GATATGTGGGAAATCATCTGTCAGTTCCTGTTGCATCCTCATTTGTGGTTACGCAACATATCGAACAGGATTTTGTCTTTGTACTTCACAGTAATTGATGCACGTACAAAAAACCATAAAATGCCAATGGAAATGTTCTTTCTGATGAAACCAAGCAGACTTTTCCTGGTAGCTGCATCTTTTTGTTCCCAACTGATGGCTCCGTTGGCAGATGATGCAGCTTGCACTACTATCATGCAAAACCTTGTGTTTTCAATTTGTCATCTCCACTCCATTTTGGGAAAGAATGCTTGCATGgatgcttctaaattctggtcCAGCCTTGAGAATTCCGCCCAAGACCAGTTTCACAAAGCTTTTACCATTCTTGATCCTTTAAAAGGAAGGAGGATACTTTTTTCTTTTACTTCTGATGTCTATGTTCAGCGTGATCAAAATCAGCATCCATTTATTTCCTATCTGCTTCAGAAATTGGGAAAATTATCATTTCAAATGGAGGCTGCTCAG ATGAAAACTGTCTTCAACTGTTTCAAAACAATTTCGCCAGAGCTTCTTGGTTACTATGGCAAGGATTCATTTATTGCATATGACGATTCTGCTAGTTATGCCTATCAAATGCTGTTGCCTGTGTACAAAGTTTGTGAAGGGTGTACCGGAAAAGTTGTTTCAG ATGATCTGAAACAGTTAGCACATGAGGTTCGCGAATGCATTAGGGTAATCATGGGGAACCATTTCATTCAAGTTTACAACCTAGTAAGAAAAAATCTCAAAGGAAAGAGGGACAAGAGGAAACAAGATGAGAAGATCATGGCTGTGGTCAATCCAGAACGAAATGCCAAGAGGAAACTTAGAATCGCAGCCAAGCATCGGAACAATAAGAGAAGGAAAATCATGTCCATGAAAATGGGAAGATGGATGCATTAA